Within the Orenia metallireducens genome, the region TATTCCAATATACTAGTGACTCCCCTTGAGGATAATTAAAATAACCTCTATCACCTATACTATCTATAATTCTTCGATCACCACTATAACTATAGTATCCATTCAGATATTCAGCCAAGCCAGAAAATCCTTCATTAATCCAAGTATCAGTTAACTCTCTATTAGCATAAAACTTCTTCTCTATAAAAAACAATAAATGTTGAAATTCATGGGCTAAAGTACCAAGGGTCTGCTTTAACTCCATATTATTAATTGCCCAAGAGTTGATATAGAACATATCAGCCTCATTAGAAGCAGTAATTTCACTAGAACTATATACATCCCAAGGAGCAAAATACCCCATTGAAGTTCCATCACTTGGATCAGTATCCAGCTCTGTAATTAAAATTATAACCTTCTGATTGGAGTCAATATCATATCCTCCAGTAAAATAATCATGATTAGCAAAATATTTAATATCTGTAGGAAATATCTGATTATCAAATTCATCAGCAAAGGCATCCAATTTAGCTGATGATATAGAGACATTTTCATCGACAAAGATGTAGGCATAGTCACTCACCTTCTGGACAGTGGCTATAACAGTAGGTGGATTTGCTTGATTATAGGTATCTGCCATTTTAAATTCTTTCTGATCTCCAACTTGATATGCAAGTGATTGGATTGAGACACTATTATTTAATAATTTTGAAACACCATAATCCTTAAATAGCTTATCCTCAATCTGACGCATTGAAATATCCATCTGCTCTTGCTCTGAATTATTATTTGACTTACTTTCCTTCTCAATAACATCTCTTTTATTACTCTTCTTAATATTTTCAGCTGGGATTGATACTATATTACTATTCTTATCAAGCTTAAAATCTACTTCAATGTTTCCAAAAAATAAGTTACTTGAATCAGGATTAAAATCTAAAGGACTAATTGCTACAATTGCTGACTCACCTAATGCCAAGATTCCTAAATTGAGCTCTTTACTCTCGCCTTCAGAAAATATCTTTTTATATACCCCTGATGAATCATAATTAATACCAGTTTTAGAAGTCACCTTATCCTTTGAACATCCCAATAACCCTATTACTAAAATTAATAAAAATAAAATACTCAAAAATCTTTTATACACTCTATCTCCCCCCTTAGCAGATGACTAAAATACTTTATTTCTAAATAAAAAAACAGATTATCTCCCTTTTATATTCTTTGAGGATTAAGGTTACTATTTAAACTTCGATACTTATATTCAACTATCCTCTATCACTAACTATATTTATTTACTCAGCAATACAAACTAATATAAAAATAATAAGGAAGCTAAGGTCTCCCCTAACTTCCCTATATATTTATAAATTCAAGGTCTTTTTGACCTAATATCTTTTTTTAGAGTATTCATCTTCCTTCTTCTCTTTTATAGCTTTAGCAACTCTTTTAGCCTCTAGTACAGTCAACTCACTTTGAGAATCATAATAATAAGACACATTATCCCCTCCTTCTTTGTTAATTTTAATTACAATCTTTAAAATATATATTTTAATTTATTCAATAATAGAACTAAATTATATAAAGTAATAATAATTATAACTTAAGCAGGAGATAATAAGATATAGATTTGTGAATTTAGAATTGAACTTTATGGGTATATTACGACACTTTTCAGACCTCACCCCCTAGCCCCCTCTCCTACGATAGGAAGGGGGAATTAAAAATTTGGTCTCCCTTCTCCTAGTGTAGGAGAAGATGCTTTTTTCACGAAGAGTCTTACCTTGTAGACTCGTAGGGGGATTAAGGGATGAGGTAGATGTTTTTGAACTTAACTATTAGCTATATAATTTACATTGTACACTGAAGTTAAAAGTGTCCCATTATCTATATATTAAGATACATCTTAAAACAAAAAGAAGATCAAGTAACCCTGACCTTCTTGATTATTTCCAGTTTTCTAACATTGCATAAGCATCATGGGAATGAATAGACTCCTGATGCCTACTACTTACCCTAAACCAAGTAACCTTAGATTCTGCCTCTAACTTTTCTGCTACCAATCTGACAATATCCTCTACAAAGCGTGGATTCTCATAAGCCTTTTCAGTTACATATTTCTCATCAACTCTCTTTAAGATAGGATAAATCTCACAACTTCCTACCTCTTCTACCAACTTTATGATATCTTCTAGATAGATTAAATCTTTATATCTAATACTTGTCTTGACATAGCCTCGTTGATTATGGGCTGAGTAATTACTGATCTCTTTAGAACATGGACATAGAGTTGTTATCGGAACTTCAACTGTTAAAATCAAGTCATACTGACTATCTTTTAAAGAGCCTTCTATCCTACATTTATAAGGTGCAATACCACTATACTCTGAAACTGGAGCCTTCTTCTCTATAAAGTAATCAAAGTCCACTTCAAAGTAAGCATTATCACTCTCCATTCGAGTTTTAATTTCCTCTAACACCTTCAATATATCCTCTTTAAAATCCCCTATAGTAAATCTACCTCGATTTAATTCTGATAATAACTGAAGTAATCTACTCATATTAATCCCTTTTAATGACTTAGAAAGGTTAACAGCTAGAGAAAAGTCCCCTACTGTAGTCACTACTGCTCCACTCTTTGCTTTAATTCTAATAGGATGAGTTAAATTATTTACTCCAACCCGATTAATTGCAAATTTATAGTTACCTTTAATATTCTGTACATCCTTCATCTATTAGTACCTCTCCTCTCTATAGTTAATAGTTTAGAGTTGACAATTGACAGTTAAGTTCAAAAACATTAAGTTCTTTATTGTATAAGTTTTTTACTATTCACTATACACTATCAACTGAATCTATACTCCCTTTGCTTCTGGATCCCAGATAAACTTATGTAGTTGTAAGCTTAATCGAACTTTTAAATTGTTATTTATAAAATAAGGATTATTCTCCTTTAAAAATTCAACCAAAGATTCAGCTTCAATTGCTTGAAATACTGGAGAAAAATTTATTATCAGATTGGACTTGGCTAAGATATCCTTATATTTATCTATAACTTTCTTAGCATAATTTAAATCTTCATCATTAGCCACTACAAACTTCAACTCATCACCTAAAGTTAACTTAATAAAGTTCTCTGCAAAGATATTATGGTTTGACATCTTAGAGCTTGGTGGCTTGATATCTAAGGTATAATTTAATCTATCATTAACCTGTTCAATTTCAAATTCTCTCAGCTCCTTTTTACTATAAACTGGACAGCTACCATTACTTTCAATTCTAACTTTATAACCTTTCTTAACCAGATATAACGGTAGATAGCGCTTAGCTTTAGTAGTTTCCAAAGGCTCCCCACCAGTACAGATAACCTTATTACAGTTATATTGGCTTAATCTCTCTAAAATCTCTTGAGGGGTCAACCAGTCATAATTATCATCTGATAATTGATAACTATAGGTAGTATCACAATAGCTACACCTTAAATTACACTCTGCTACTCTAAGGAAGGTAACTACCTCACCTGCTGAGATACCTTCCCCTGAGATACTATTGAAGATTTCAACTACTGGAATCCTTACTTCTTCAAACTCCCTTATCTTCATCCTAATCCTACCTCTCTCCCCTAAATTCAGCATAACTTGTTGGAGTCTCCCACACCTTGATACTGACTAAATCTATATCAATCTCATTAAATTTATCTTCTAAACTCTGAAAGAAATAAATTGCCATCATCTCAGCAGTAGGTCTAAAGTCTACTGCAAAGACTTTTCTGTCAGCTTGCTGTAATATCTGTGCTAGTTGATGCTCTATCTCATCAGATGAATGGGTCCAATACATAAAAGAATGGTCTAAAGGACTAATTATCTCTTCTTTAACTATCTCTTTTAAATCCTTAAAATCAATCACCATTCCAGCTTTAGAGCCCTCATCCTCTAATGAACCCTCTTTTTTGGCTACAGTGACCTCCATCCGATAGGTATGACCATGGAGATTCTTACATAACCCTTCATGCTCAGCTAACATATGTGACATATCCCAACTAAATTCTTTAGTTACAGTTATCATTATTTCACCCCACCATTCTTTAGTTTACACTGCCAACCATCAACTATTTTTATACTCCACTGAATCCTCATATCCAGCCTCTCTACGAGTCCAAAGTTCAAGAGTCTCCGTGAAAATAATATTTTATATTTTAAGTTACAGTTAATTCTCTGCCTAATCCTGATATTTTAGTGGGTCTATATGACCTGCTTCTTCAAAGGCCTTCAACCTTAAGACACAGCTATCACAACTACCACAAGCCTGCTCTTCTCCGCAATAACAAGACCAGGTCTGAGCATAGTCTACTCCAAGTTTTATCCCCAGCTTTATCTCTTCAGCCTTAGTCATATTGATAAAAGGTGCATGAATTTTGATAGGCTTACCTTCTTCGGCACCACAGACAGTTCCCTTGTTAATTGCCTGCTCCATAGCATTGATAAACTCTTGGCGACAGTCAACATAACCAGAATAATCGACTTCACTTACCCCAATAAATACATCCTGAGCTCCAACCACTTCGGCATAGGAAGCAGCATAAGATAAAAATATCATATTTCTAGCAGGTACATAAGTAACTGGAATCTCCTTTCTCTGCTCATCACCTTCTGGGACATCTATACTCTGATCAGTTAAAGCTGATCCTCCCCAGGCACCCATATTAGTCTCTACTATAATATGCTCTTTTACTCCAGCAACCTCTGCTACATTTTTAGCAGATTGGAGCTCTTTATCATGCCTCTGCCCATAATCAAAGGAGATAGCATAAACCTCATACCCTTTAGATTTAGCCAGATATAATGCTGTTGTCGAATCTAATCCACCTGACAATAAAACTACTGCTTTCTTCATAAATACTTCACCTCTTTATTTTTGATTAAGATCTTATAGATTAAAATTTAAGACAGATAATGCGACACTTTTTATATTAGTTTACAGTGTACAGGTGACGGTTGACAGTTAAGTTCAAGACCTCTTAAACCTTCATAATATAAAGGGTTATCAAGTTCTTGATTTTTAACTGTCCTCTGTCAACTATTAACTATCCTTCTCCCATAATAACAACATCCAATTGCTCCATTAAATTGAGGATCATCTAATAAAATCAATTGATCATAATCCCTCTTTAAGTATTCTTGCAAAGCTCGATTATGGGCTACTCCACCAGATAAGACCAGCTTCCTTCCTCTAAATTTAGTCAAAAGCGGCTGTAATCTCTTATACATGGAGTAGTTTACACCTGCACAAAGTCTTGCTATCTCTACACCTTCGGCTATCTGTCCGATTAATTCAGATTCAGAGAAGACCGCACAAGTAGAGTTTAATTCTACAGGATTAGAATAATGCTTAGCCATTTCAGCTAAAGGTACTTCTAGTAAGTTTGCCATATTCTCTAAATACCTTCCACAAGAAGCTGCACATTTATCATTCAACTCTAAATCAACGATTAAGCCCTTCTCTACCTTCGTTACCTTAACATCTTGCCCACCTACATCTAGGAGGATAAAATCTTTTAATCCAGTCTGATAAATTGCTCCATAGACATGGGCTTTAATCTCATTAATCGCTTCAAAGGATTTAAGGTCTGTATTATTGCGACCATAACCAGTAGATACTTTACTTGCTACATTTCCTAGATTCAGCTTAGTCTCGTCAACTATTATCTTCCCTTCGAAGTTACAGTAATCTTTATAGAAGGAGAGAGTACTGACTTTGAATTTTTTTACAATCTGATTATCTTCCATAACAGCTACTTTTACTTCCCTACTACCTAAGTCTATTCCTAAAGTCTTCAAAGTCTTCCCTCCTTTAAATCACCTAACATATCTAAAAAAGCTTCTATTCTCAGCTTAGTCCTTGAATCCAATCTATTGAGCTTATCTCCACTAATATTTAAAATCGGTATATCCAACTCCTGCTTAATAACTATATTCTCTATCTCCCGATAACAGAAGGCTTGAGTATAATGAATTAGACCATCTAAGTTTCTAAGTTCAATTTCTCTTTTAATATATTTCAGCCTAAAATCTAAATCATAAACATAAGTATAGTCATAATATTGCTGATAGATATTATCATGCTCATCAGCACGAGGAAAGGCAAATTCCCGTTGTACTTCACTATAGACAAAACTAGCATCAAATTTCTCTACATACTCATAAATATCAATAGTCATAGGAGGAACACCGATAAAACCCAATCTTAACTTCTTATCAATCGGATTACGCTCTTTAATTTCAGCTATTAGGGTTTTTAACTCTTCTCCAAATCTATTAAAATCTCCATTAAAATCACTACTACTAACTTGATAGAGGTGATTCTCAAAACCAGTAGCTTTATTATCAAGATATGTTAATTTATCTAACCTTTTTACTAAAGCTCGAACTTTATTCAATTTCTCTCTAACATCTTCTACATCTTCCCTACTTACATTAAATAATGCCATGAATTTATCTAGAGCTTCCTTAACATCCTTTAATTGGTGGCTATGTGGATATGCAAAGGGATAAACTTTCACACCCTTTAGCTCCAAGACTTCCAGTAAAGCCCTCGTATTAGAGCAATCACCTTCTACTACACCAACTATCTCTTTAATTCCCTCTTTTAAACAGACTCCATAAATTCCTTTAATCCAAGCACATGAACTCTTAGGAAAGCCATCCTTTTCTGCTAAATCGATATATTCACTATAATCCTCTGACGTAACAAAGATGTTATTGAGATCTGTTACTTGATAACCTGCCGCTAATAATACCTCTACTGGAACAGTAGTTGTAATCCCAATCCTATTCATAATTCAACCTCCAAAAAAATAATAGAGGTACGCTAATGCACCCCTATTATAAAAATTATATATTCTATAATAAAAAAAGAGGCAACTCTGCCCCTATCTATATAACACGAAATAACTATCAAATATTTTATTTAATGATAGTTGCCCTAGTTTTATTTATAGACAGGATGGTGCAAATGAACTGTCTTATTCAATTTTTATCTGCTTTATTATAACATAGAACAAATAGATTAGGCAAGAAAAAATAAACACTAAAACCTACTTCCCCCTTCTAATCTAATAAATCATAATTATACAAAGCTTTGATAATCTATAAATAATTATTTTTTTATATTATTATATTCAAGCATAGACATAAGTTTTTATTATATTTTAATATTTTAGAGGGCAGTTTATAAATAACAATATATATTATAAGAAAGATGGTGAATTTATTTTTTATGGAACTATCACCGAAGATATACCATTGGCTAATCCGTCCTAAATACTTGGTCAACTTATATATTAATAACCTTATAAGTAATAATTTTAATCTTCATGATAAAAAAGTTCTAGACTTTGGGTGCGGTATAGGATCTAGCTGTTCCCTCTTTTCACCTGATAAATATTTAGGAATAGACCTTGATTCAAACAGAATTAAATATGCTAAAGAGTTATATCCAAAATACTCTTTTCGAAGTATTAAGGAGAAAGGTTTAAAAGATATTAATCAGTCCTTTGACTATATTTTGATAATTGCAGTTTTACATCATATCTCTTCAATAGATTTAGAAGATATTCTCATTGAATTAGCTGATTTATTAAATTCTAATGGGAAGCTATTAATAATTGAGCCTTATTACCATTTAAATTCACATTTTAATAATCACTTTATGAGCTTATTTGATAATGGTCAATATATTAGAACCATAGATGACTACCTCAAAATCTTTAATCGACAAAATTATAAGACTAAAATAATCAAAAAATATAAAAAGTTACTCTTTTATAATGAAATATTCTTCTCTGCTATGATTAATTGATAACAATATTGTGTAGATTAAAGGAGGTGAAATAATTGTGCAGGGTATTGATGAAAGAGGTAAAGCAAAATTTATTGATGGCAAACTAGATCAAATAAAAGATATTAAAATTTTAATTCATCCTGAAATTGTTCCTAAAGATGATATCGAAGGTACAGTCAATTTAATATCAAGAATTTATGAGGAGCATGATATTAAATTAGCTGAGCTATTAACCAGTATTGAAGTACACGGCTTAAGTCTTGAAGATACAATCCAGATATATTCAACATTATATAAACAGATCGAAGGCTCTGAAGTAGTGGTGATGAATAGAGATAAAGATATAGGACTATAAAAAATAAGCTCTTAAAAAGAGCTTATTTTTTGAAATTATTAAGTATTTAATTTAAAGAAATATTCTTCTCTGCTACTCTGGTAAATATCTTTACGAGGATAGGATCAAATTCTTTACCAGCTCCTCTATTTAATTCTTCAAGAGCCTCTTGTTTGCTCAAAGCAAAACTATATTGTCTTTTACTTGTCATCGCATCAAAACTATCCACAATCCTTAATATTCTAGCATAAAAAGGAATCTCATTCTCCTTTAATCCTTTGGGATAACCTGTTCCATCATAATTCTCATGATGATAAAGGGACATCGGTAAAATTTCCTGGCAAGATTCTAGAGGTTTAAGAATCTCTGCACCAATCTCAGGGTGTCTTTTTATTTTTTGCCATTCCACTTCAGTCAACCTTTCTGGTTTCATTAAAATTTCCCGTTCAATCTCAATCTTTCCTATATCATGAAAAAAAGCGCCATAGATCAACTTCTTCTTTTCTGTAGTTGATAATCCTAATTCCTCAGCAAACTCTCTCACATAGCCTGCTACACGATCTGAATGTCCATAGGTATACTTATCCTTTGCATTAATTATATTCAATAAAGTTCTTACTGAGTTAAACAATTTTCTTTCTGACTCTTCACTTTCAGCTGCTAGTTCATTTAAAGCTTCATAATAAACTTTAACTTGATCTTTTTGAGTAGTCTTAACTTGATATAAAGCATAGTCAGCCATATCAATTAATTCCTTCTTATTCTTTGCTTGCTCTGGAAAGGATGATATCCCTAATGAGAAGGTTGGTTTCTGCTCTAAAAATTCCTCATAGGGTATATCTAAATTCTCTTGTACTTTATCTTTAATTTTAGTAATCTTACTTAGAGTATCCTTCTCATCATAACCAAAAAATAAGAATACAAATTCATCTCCACCACAACGAGCAAAGAAAATATCCTCTTCTTCTATCTCTTCTTTAACCAGAATAGCCACATTTTTTAATAATTCATCACCTTTTTGATGCC harbors:
- the folE2 gene encoding GTP cyclohydrolase FolE2, whose amino-acid sequence is MKDVQNIKGNYKFAINRVGVNNLTHPIRIKAKSGAVVTTVGDFSLAVNLSKSLKGINMSRLLQLLSELNRGRFTIGDFKEDILKVLEEIKTRMESDNAYFEVDFDYFIEKKAPVSEYSGIAPYKCRIEGSLKDSQYDLILTVEVPITTLCPCSKEISNYSAHNQRGYVKTSIRYKDLIYLEDIIKLVEEVGSCEIYPILKRVDEKYVTEKAYENPRFVEDIVRLVAEKLEAESKVTWFRVSSRHQESIHSHDAYAMLENWK
- a CDS encoding class I SAM-dependent methyltransferase, with amino-acid sequence MELSPKIYHWLIRPKYLVNLYINNLISNNFNLHDKKVLDFGCGIGSSCSLFSPDKYLGIDLDSNRIKYAKELYPKYSFRSIKEKGLKDINQSFDYILIIAVLHHISSIDLEDILIELADLLNSNGKLLIIEPYYHLNSHFNNHFMSLFDNGQYIRTIDDYLKIFNRQNYKTKIIKKYKKLLFYNEIFFSAMIN
- a CDS encoding bifunctional diguanylate cyclase/phosphohydrolase; this translates as MNDSNLNWKEVRQNKLTDYISFSYIISLLLMGLMFVKFVFNFQFALTSYITLMSFMFMLFIYFVSRYLNSKTIMDTPTKKTYFLFVIFITLISLAIYNNMIFNRHFLKVYYIIPIILATVNYGQSFGFFVAGYSTINLLLLNYSLRDFSNLDFDIILIILSFWIAWLIGGFIGLERRIQKHLEKMAITDSLTGLPNYANFQRRLDVWLQKAEKKQVALSLVIMDLDNFKFFNDSLGHQKGDELLKNVAILVKEEIEEEDIFFARCGGDEFVFLFFGYDEKDTLSKITKIKDKVQENLDIPYEEFLEQKPTFSLGISSFPEQAKNKKELIDMADYALYQVKTTQKDQVKVYYEALNELAAESEESERKLFNSVRTLLNIINAKDKYTYGHSDRVAGYVREFAEELGLSTTEKKKLIYGAFFHDIGKIEIEREILMKPERLTEVEWQKIKRHPEIGAEILKPLESCQEILPMSLYHHENYDGTGYPKGLKENEIPFYARILRIVDSFDAMTSKRQYSFALSKQEALEELNRGAGKEFDPILVKIFTRVAEKNISLN
- a CDS encoding acyl-CoA dehydratase activase — translated: MKTLGIDLGSREVKVAVMEDNQIVKKFKVSTLSFYKDYCNFEGKIIVDETKLNLGNVASKVSTGYGRNNTDLKSFEAINEIKAHVYGAIYQTGLKDFILLDVGGQDVKVTKVEKGLIVDLELNDKCAASCGRYLENMANLLEVPLAEMAKHYSNPVELNSTCAVFSESELIGQIAEGVEIARLCAGVNYSMYKRLQPLLTKFRGRKLVLSGGVAHNRALQEYLKRDYDQLILLDDPQFNGAIGCCYYGRRIVNS
- a CDS encoding 2-hydroxyacyl-CoA dehydratase family protein yields the protein MNRIGITTTVPVEVLLAAGYQVTDLNNIFVTSEDYSEYIDLAEKDGFPKSSCAWIKGIYGVCLKEGIKEIVGVVEGDCSNTRALLEVLELKGVKVYPFAYPHSHQLKDVKEALDKFMALFNVSREDVEDVREKLNKVRALVKRLDKLTYLDNKATGFENHLYQVSSSDFNGDFNRFGEELKTLIAEIKERNPIDKKLRLGFIGVPPMTIDIYEYVEKFDASFVYSEVQREFAFPRADEHDNIYQQYYDYTYVYDLDFRLKYIKREIELRNLDGLIHYTQAFCYREIENIVIKQELDIPILNISGDKLNRLDSRTKLRIEAFLDMLGDLKEGRL
- the queC gene encoding 7-cyano-7-deazaguanine synthase QueC, yielding MKKAVVLLSGGLDSTTALYLAKSKGYEVYAISFDYGQRHDKELQSAKNVAEVAGVKEHIIVETNMGAWGGSALTDQSIDVPEGDEQRKEIPVTYVPARNMIFLSYAASYAEVVGAQDVFIGVSEVDYSGYVDCRQEFINAMEQAINKGTVCGAEEGKPIKIHAPFINMTKAEEIKLGIKLGVDYAQTWSCYCGEEQACGSCDSCVLRLKAFEEAGHIDPLKYQD
- a CDS encoding 6-pyruvoyl trahydropterin synthase family protein — translated: MITVTKEFSWDMSHMLAEHEGLCKNLHGHTYRMEVTVAKKEGSLEDEGSKAGMVIDFKDLKEIVKEEIISPLDHSFMYWTHSSDEIEHQLAQILQQADRKVFAVDFRPTAEMMAIYFFQSLEDKFNEIDIDLVSIKVWETPTSYAEFRGER
- a CDS encoding radical SAM protein, whose product is MKIREFEEVRIPVVEIFNSISGEGISAGEVVTFLRVAECNLRCSYCDTTYSYQLSDDNYDWLTPQEILERLSQYNCNKVICTGGEPLETTKAKRYLPLYLVKKGYKVRIESNGSCPVYSKKELREFEIEQVNDRLNYTLDIKPPSSKMSNHNIFAENFIKLTLGDELKFVVANDEDLNYAKKVIDKYKDILAKSNLIINFSPVFQAIEAESLVEFLKENNPYFINNNLKVRLSLQLHKFIWDPEAKGV